One region of Rhizobium sp. WYJ-E13 genomic DNA includes:
- a CDS encoding LysR family transcriptional regulator, whose protein sequence is MEWSDVRIFLAVARSGTLGGAARSLQTSHPTVGRRLRALEQAIGHTLFQRTANGLVLTEEGHGIIALAEQMEEGALAMERRLAGQEQNLKGSLRVSSADWFGAYVLPPILADFSKAYPNVDVEILTGTRLFSLAQREADVAFRIVPFDTADVVQRRLFRLEYGVYIAEESPDPKYGDGTGFRLITHDTSTGQFPDIAWLIESFPNARPVLRSNNRNVQGRMCRQGVGIAVLPRVVGDQIAGIRRLDLPMPPPARDIWMGYHRDLRRLQRLRAFISTVSDHLVNAAA, encoded by the coding sequence ATGGAATGGAGTGACGTCAGAATCTTTCTTGCCGTGGCGCGATCCGGCACGCTCGGCGGCGCCGCGCGTTCCCTTCAGACAAGCCATCCGACCGTCGGCAGACGACTGCGCGCACTTGAGCAGGCGATCGGTCACACGCTCTTCCAGCGGACCGCCAACGGTCTTGTCCTGACCGAAGAGGGCCACGGGATCATCGCGCTGGCCGAGCAAATGGAAGAGGGCGCTCTGGCCATGGAGCGCCGGCTTGCGGGGCAGGAGCAAAATCTCAAAGGCAGTCTGCGCGTTTCATCAGCGGACTGGTTCGGGGCCTATGTCCTGCCTCCAATTTTGGCGGATTTCTCGAAAGCCTACCCCAATGTCGACGTCGAGATCCTGACCGGCACGCGCCTGTTCAGCCTTGCCCAGCGGGAGGCCGACGTCGCTTTTCGTATCGTTCCGTTCGACACTGCCGATGTCGTTCAGCGGCGGCTCTTCAGGCTCGAATACGGCGTCTATATCGCCGAGGAGTCGCCTGATCCCAAATATGGCGACGGGACCGGCTTCCGGCTGATCACCCACGATACGTCGACCGGACAGTTCCCCGACATCGCCTGGCTCATCGAGAGTTTCCCGAACGCGAGACCGGTCCTGCGATCGAACAACCGCAACGTACAGGGGCGCATGTGCAGGCAAGGCGTCGGTATCGCCGTCCTGCCCCGCGTGGTCGGCGATCAGATCGCGGGTATCCGCAGACTGGACCTGCCGATGCCCCCGCCGGCGCGAGACATCTGGATGGGATATCACCGGGACCTACGACGTCTTCAGCGCCTTCGCGCGTTCATCTCGACCGTCTCGGACCACCTCGTGAATGCGGCCGCATGA
- a CDS encoding oxidoreductase has protein sequence MKTWLITGCSSGFGRRLALAAAQRGDRVVATARNVKVIEEMAEPFGGRMITLPLDVTDAAAAEAAVAKAIETFGGFDVLVNNAGYGLFGAIEEGTPEEYRPMFEVNVFGLVETTRAALPVLRRSGGRIVNISSGAGIAGSGGAGYYNAAKFAVEGISEALAGELKPFGIRVLIVEPGPFRTDFLGRSITMAANEMPEYAASSRKHYRETNDGNQAGDPDKAIAVILKAVDADDAPLHLPLGPAAHSIAERKLASFRSDIDAWRDITIATDFDQP, from the coding sequence ATGAAAACTTGGCTCATCACAGGCTGCTCAAGCGGTTTCGGCAGGCGGCTCGCGCTCGCTGCAGCGCAGCGCGGCGATCGGGTCGTCGCAACGGCCCGCAATGTCAAAGTGATCGAGGAAATGGCTGAGCCTTTCGGCGGCCGCATGATCACTTTGCCACTCGACGTGACCGATGCGGCGGCAGCTGAGGCAGCGGTCGCAAAGGCGATCGAGACCTTTGGCGGGTTTGACGTACTCGTGAACAATGCCGGTTACGGACTGTTCGGCGCGATCGAGGAAGGCACGCCTGAGGAATATCGGCCGATGTTCGAGGTGAATGTCTTCGGTCTGGTCGAAACTACCAGAGCCGCCCTTCCAGTCCTGCGGCGTTCGGGCGGAAGGATTGTCAACATATCATCCGGCGCGGGCATCGCGGGCAGCGGCGGAGCTGGATATTACAATGCTGCCAAGTTCGCTGTGGAAGGGATTTCCGAAGCGCTCGCCGGTGAGCTGAAGCCATTCGGCATCCGCGTGTTGATCGTCGAGCCTGGGCCGTTTCGCACCGATTTCCTTGGACGTTCGATCACGATGGCGGCCAACGAGATGCCGGAATACGCCGCGAGCTCGCGCAAGCACTATCGCGAAACCAACGACGGCAATCAGGCCGGCGATCCCGACAAGGCGATCGCGGTGATCCTCAAGGCAGTCGATGCCGATGACGCCCCGCTTCATCTGCCGCTCGGCCCCGCCGCGCATTCGATCGCCGAGCGAAAGCTGGCTTCCTTCCGCAGCGATATCGACGCCTGGCGCGACATCACGATCGCCACCGATTTCGACCAGCCCTGA
- a CDS encoding alpha/beta fold hydrolase produces MIATLKGFTQQLVPVNGIKINAVTGGAGPPILLLHGWPETWWEWHHVMPLLAEQFSVVAMDLRGAGFSDCPLDGYDKTTMARDAHEVMVALGHERYAVCGHDIGGMVALPQAAIYREAVTRLAVLDVPLPGWTQWEATTAKIWHFSFHMNRDLPERLIHGREYDYVSAFMAERFYDHSTFNPADVEIYAKAMALPGRTRGGMEWYRTLAADHAAALEYKKRPLEIPVLGLGGEQRFGAHMVPMLQEFASNVTGGSIARCSHYVADERPDEVAAALIDFLKAN; encoded by the coding sequence ATGATCGCAACTTTGAAGGGGTTTACCCAGCAGCTGGTGCCGGTGAATGGCATCAAGATCAACGCCGTTACGGGGGGCGCAGGCCCGCCGATCCTTCTGCTTCACGGTTGGCCGGAAACATGGTGGGAATGGCACCATGTGATGCCGCTGCTGGCCGAGCAGTTCAGCGTGGTGGCCATGGATCTGCGCGGCGCAGGCTTTTCCGACTGCCCGCTTGACGGCTATGACAAGACGACGATGGCGCGCGACGCGCACGAGGTCATGGTTGCCCTTGGGCATGAACGTTACGCCGTGTGCGGCCATGACATTGGCGGAATGGTGGCGCTGCCGCAGGCCGCCATCTATCGGGAGGCTGTTACCCGTCTGGCCGTCCTCGACGTTCCGCTTCCCGGCTGGACGCAATGGGAGGCGACGACCGCAAAGATCTGGCACTTCAGCTTCCATATGAACCGGGATCTACCCGAGCGCCTGATCCATGGCCGTGAATATGACTATGTTTCGGCCTTCATGGCCGAGCGGTTCTACGATCACAGCACCTTCAATCCGGCGGACGTCGAGATCTACGCGAAAGCGATGGCCCTTCCTGGCCGCACGCGCGGCGGCATGGAATGGTATCGTACCCTTGCTGCCGACCATGCGGCCGCACTCGAATACAAGAAGCGACCGCTCGAGATACCGGTGTTAGGTCTCGGCGGGGAGCAGCGCTTTGGCGCACATATGGTGCCGATGCTTCAGGAGTTTGCCAGCAATGTGACGGGCGGCTCGATTGCGCGGTGCAGCCACTATGTCGCTGACGAGCGGCCGGATGAGGTAGCGGCAGCTCTGATCGATTTCCTCAAGGCCAATTGA
- a CDS encoding VOC family protein: MTAPVIRGVNHIGITVPDIEAAKSFLVEAFGGQVIYQSFGPQDPPRHGPEFERATGAFPGTVVRAQAMVKIGTGPDIELFEMHGPEQAQPVRASDFGITHFGVYTDDIDASVERFEKAGGTSLTAPRAIPYATEKGLGNKVCYCRMPWGTTIEFITTPDRMAYHDQTDLRRWQDEE; the protein is encoded by the coding sequence ATGACCGCACCTGTCATTCGCGGCGTCAATCATATCGGCATCACGGTGCCTGACATCGAAGCAGCAAAATCGTTCCTGGTGGAAGCTTTCGGCGGCCAGGTGATCTACCAGTCCTTCGGACCGCAGGATCCGCCGCGCCACGGACCCGAATTCGAGCGGGCCACTGGTGCTTTCCCCGGAACGGTCGTGCGTGCGCAGGCGATGGTCAAAATCGGAACCGGACCTGACATCGAGCTCTTCGAAATGCACGGCCCCGAACAAGCGCAGCCGGTTCGAGCGAGCGACTTCGGCATTACGCACTTCGGTGTCTACACCGACGACATCGACGCATCGGTAGAGCGCTTCGAAAAGGCTGGAGGCACGTCTCTTACCGCGCCGCGCGCTATTCCCTACGCAACCGAAAAAGGTCTTGGAAACAAGGTCTGCTATTGCCGCATGCCATGGGGTACGACGATTGAGTTTATCACTACGCCCGACCGCATGGCCTACCATGACCAGACGGATCTGCGCAGGTGGCAGGACGAGGAATGA
- a CDS encoding L,D-transpeptidase, with the protein MSVSLEHTTSRRSFLSLSAMAAASALAGCASTATTGGMVGQQPTPPSNPIRAVQTPPAPTEVELAVMYGPIEDGGILIPAVPFRQIDPRYYRQQVLDPTGERPGTVVVDTHTRFLYLVQPGGTAMRYGVGIGREGFAWQGDGVIQWRQKWPRWKPPNEMVARQPELAKYSIENGGMEPGVKNPLGARALYIFSSGQDTLYRLHGNPEWRSIGKAVSAGCVRLLNQDIIDLYDRVPIKAPIVVKQ; encoded by the coding sequence ATGAGCGTGAGCTTGGAACATACAACGTCCCGCCGCAGCTTTCTGTCCCTCTCGGCAATGGCTGCGGCCTCGGCGCTGGCAGGTTGCGCCTCCACCGCCACCACCGGCGGGATGGTGGGGCAGCAACCGACGCCTCCCTCAAATCCGATCCGTGCCGTCCAGACGCCCCCTGCGCCGACGGAGGTCGAGCTGGCCGTCATGTACGGCCCGATCGAGGATGGCGGAATTCTGATCCCGGCCGTTCCCTTCCGGCAGATCGATCCGCGCTACTATCGCCAGCAGGTCCTTGATCCGACTGGTGAGCGTCCGGGTACAGTCGTCGTCGACACCCACACGCGCTTTCTCTACCTGGTTCAGCCCGGTGGAACCGCAATGCGCTATGGTGTTGGCATCGGCCGCGAGGGCTTCGCCTGGCAGGGCGATGGCGTCATCCAATGGCGTCAGAAGTGGCCGCGCTGGAAGCCGCCGAACGAGATGGTCGCCCGTCAGCCGGAACTGGCGAAATACTCCATCGAGAACGGTGGTATGGAGCCGGGTGTGAAAAACCCTCTTGGCGCCCGTGCACTCTACATCTTCTCCAGCGGCCAAGACACGCTCTACCGTCTGCACGGCAATCCAGAATGGCGCTCGATCGGCAAGGCCGTATCGGCAGGCTGCGTGCGACTGCTCAACCAGGACATCATAGACCTCTACGATCGCGTCCCGATAAAGGCGCCGATCGTCGTAAAGCAGTAA
- a CDS encoding alpha/beta fold hydrolase — translation MSIFSRAAIGLTAVFLSSAAVTAPALADAGNIVLVHGALVDGSGWRGVYDILTRDGYNVSIVQQPLTGLDQDVEATKRVLDQQDGDVVLVGHSYGGTIITAAGDDPKVKALVYVAALQPEKGESTAQLLQSMPSPTNDIKPTKDGFLLIDPAKFAADFGADLPKGQGEFMARSQMPVAVAGTDAQVSIAAWHDKPSYGIVAKNDKTINPDLERWMYKRAGSTVTEIDGSHALYISQAAAVAKVIEEAAKAAK, via the coding sequence ATGTCGATTTTCAGCAGAGCAGCTATTGGCCTAACGGCCGTGTTTCTGTCTTCTGCCGCCGTGACAGCGCCAGCCTTGGCCGATGCAGGAAACATCGTGCTCGTTCATGGTGCGCTCGTGGATGGCTCGGGCTGGCGCGGCGTTTACGACATTCTGACCCGCGACGGCTATAATGTCAGCATTGTCCAGCAGCCGTTGACAGGCTTGGACCAGGACGTCGAGGCAACCAAACGCGTGCTTGACCAGCAGGACGGCGACGTCGTTCTCGTCGGTCACAGCTACGGGGGCACGATCATCACGGCGGCAGGTGATGACCCTAAGGTCAAGGCACTTGTCTATGTTGCAGCCCTCCAGCCGGAAAAGGGCGAAAGTACCGCACAGTTGCTCCAATCGATGCCTTCACCGACCAATGATATCAAGCCGACCAAAGATGGCTTTCTGCTTATCGACCCGGCAAAGTTCGCGGCTGATTTCGGGGCGGATCTGCCCAAGGGTCAGGGCGAGTTCATGGCCCGGTCTCAGATGCCTGTCGCCGTCGCTGGCACCGATGCGCAGGTTTCGATTGCCGCCTGGCACGATAAGCCCAGCTACGGCATTGTCGCGAAGAACGATAAAACGATAAACCCCGACCTGGAGCGTTGGATGTACAAGCGTGCTGGCTCAACCGTCACCGAGATCGACGGTAGTCACGCCCTCTACATCTCGCAAGCGGCAGCAGTTGCGAAGGTTATCGAGGAAGCAGCCAAGGCTGCCAAGTGA
- a CDS encoding SDR family oxidoreductase, giving the protein MKRRFLITGASKGIGLALANRLAGQGHEVIGIARNATDGFPGRLHSLDLSNPGSGDELAAIVRESEIDGIVNNVGLVRAQPLGDIAVETLEEVMRVNLHPALVATQAALPGMRSRGWGRIVNISSLTVLGSVQRTSYAAAKAALVSFTRSWALELAATGITVNAVSPGPTETELFRANNAPGSEGEARYLSVVPMRRFGKPEEIAAAIAFLLSDEAAFITGQTLHVDGGASIGKALA; this is encoded by the coding sequence ATGAAGAGAAGATTTCTGATCACGGGTGCCAGCAAAGGTATTGGCCTTGCTCTGGCGAACCGGCTCGCCGGACAGGGGCATGAGGTTATCGGCATCGCCCGCAACGCGACCGATGGTTTTCCAGGCCGTCTCCATTCACTCGATCTGTCCAACCCAGGCTCCGGCGACGAACTTGCGGCGATCGTTCGCGAGAGCGAGATCGACGGCATCGTCAATAATGTCGGGCTGGTGCGGGCGCAGCCGCTGGGTGACATCGCCGTCGAGACGCTGGAGGAAGTCATGCGGGTCAATCTGCATCCGGCACTGGTTGCGACCCAGGCGGCACTCCCCGGCATGCGCTCGCGCGGCTGGGGACGGATCGTCAACATCTCCAGCCTGACCGTCCTTGGCAGCGTTCAGCGGACCAGCTATGCCGCCGCCAAAGCTGCTCTTGTCAGTTTCACGAGGAGCTGGGCCCTCGAGCTTGCCGCAACAGGGATCACGGTCAACGCCGTATCCCCGGGCCCAACGGAGACGGAACTGTTCAGGGCGAACAATGCGCCCGGCAGCGAGGGTGAGGCCCGATATCTCTCAGTCGTCCCCATGCGCCGCTTCGGAAAGCCGGAAGAAATCGCTGCCGCGATTGCCTTCTTGCTGTCGGACGAGGCCGCCTTCATCACCGGCCAGACCCTGCATGTCGATGGCGGTGCCTCAATCGGAAAGGCGTTGGCGTGA
- a CDS encoding peroxiredoxin-like family protein: MTLQSKLDAFKADFEAGKPPYNVPYSVIETMHRATAELIASGAAQKALKAGDKLPEFTLSDPDGNPVSSADLLAHGPLVISFYRGVWCPYCNMELQALQEALPQFEALGAKLVAISPQNPVNSRKSVRQNNLTFPILSDPQNDVAAAFGLRFEMQNYLVDLYKSLKNDLPAFNGDASWTLPMPARYVVGQDGIILYAEVNPDYTRRPEPEDMLPSLRHAASRTAA; the protein is encoded by the coding sequence ATGACACTGCAATCCAAGCTCGACGCCTTCAAGGCAGATTTTGAAGCAGGCAAGCCGCCGTACAACGTCCCCTACTCGGTGATCGAGACGATGCACCGCGCCACTGCGGAGCTGATCGCCTCTGGGGCCGCCCAGAAAGCGCTGAAGGCCGGCGACAAGCTGCCCGAGTTCACGCTCTCCGACCCCGATGGCAATCCGGTCTCGTCCGCCGATCTCCTGGCACATGGCCCGCTGGTGATCAGCTTTTACCGCGGTGTCTGGTGCCCCTATTGCAATATGGAGCTTCAGGCTTTGCAGGAAGCGCTGCCGCAGTTCGAGGCGCTTGGTGCAAAGCTCGTTGCTATCTCGCCGCAGAACCCGGTCAACAGCCGCAAGTCGGTGCGCCAGAACAACCTGACCTTTCCGATCCTGTCGGACCCGCAAAACGATGTCGCCGCCGCCTTCGGCCTGCGTTTCGAAATGCAGAATTACCTGGTCGACCTCTACAAATCGCTGAAGAACGACCTTCCCGCCTTCAACGGTGATGCAAGCTGGACCCTGCCGATGCCGGCCCGCTACGTCGTCGGACAGGATGGGATCATCCTCTACGCCGAAGTCAACCCGGACTATACCCGCCGCCCGGAGCCGGAAGACATGCTGCCGTCACTGCGTCACGCAGCAAGCCGCACTGCCGCCTAA
- a CDS encoding enoyl-CoA hydratase/isomerase family protein, with protein sequence MSKFESYKNSFPNARLTRSPSGVLEVALHTDGGKLVFNGHTHEQFVNLFHQIGADTDNRVVILTGSGNAFMDAISPEGFDFFSPRGYDKIFREGRKVLMNILDIEVPIITALNGPVLLHSEYALLTDIILATPETVFQDKPHFEFGIVPGDGVNLLWPEVIGSIRGRYFILTRQVLDAATAKDWGVVNEIVPADRLLARAHEIAEGIAALPPLTSRYTRIALTQKLRRIIDQDTGYGLALESISAAEVARSMAANG encoded by the coding sequence ATGTCCAAATTTGAATCCTACAAGAACAGCTTTCCGAACGCCCGCCTCACCCGCTCGCCAAGCGGTGTGCTGGAGGTCGCGCTCCATACCGACGGCGGCAAGCTCGTCTTCAATGGCCACACCCATGAGCAGTTCGTCAATCTCTTCCACCAGATCGGCGCTGACACCGACAACCGCGTTGTCATCCTGACCGGCTCGGGCAACGCCTTCATGGACGCCATCAGCCCCGAAGGCTTCGATTTCTTTTCACCCCGCGGCTACGACAAGATCTTTCGCGAGGGCCGCAAGGTGCTCATGAACATCCTCGACATCGAGGTGCCAATAATCACGGCGCTAAACGGTCCGGTCCTGCTGCACTCGGAATATGCGCTTCTGACAGACATCATTCTTGCGACGCCGGAGACTGTCTTCCAGGACAAGCCGCATTTCGAGTTCGGGATTGTACCCGGTGATGGCGTCAACCTGCTCTGGCCGGAAGTGATCGGGAGCATTCGCGGCCGCTACTTCATCCTCACCCGCCAGGTGCTGGATGCGGCAACCGCCAAGGATTGGGGCGTCGTCAACGAGATCGTCCCGGCCGACAGGCTGCTTGCCCGTGCCCATGAGATTGCCGAGGGCATTGCCGCCCTTCCGCCACTGACCTCGCGCTACACCCGCATCGCGCTGACCCAGAAGCTGAGGCGGATCATCGATCAGGACACAGGTTACGGCCTTGCGCTCGAAAGCATCAGCGCCGCCGAGGTCGCCCGCTCCATGGCTGCCAACGGCTGA
- a CDS encoding glutathione S-transferase family protein has product MIEVHAFATPNSVKVLIALEEMGLPYTLKPVNVRKGEQKTEAFLALNPNGKVPVLVDGGFVLTESAAILVYLAEKTGKPLPQDGIGRARVFEQLFLHASGLSPAFGNAGFFKRSSPEPQPIAEARFTTEAERLLGLLDAKIASQPFVAGEEFTIADIAHFGWMWRIQFPGLTLDGHPNLSRWFETVAARPAVQQAIARAEALVPVA; this is encoded by the coding sequence ATGATCGAAGTCCACGCCTTTGCCACTCCGAACAGCGTCAAAGTGCTGATCGCGCTTGAAGAGATGGGGCTGCCTTACACGCTGAAGCCGGTGAACGTTCGCAAGGGTGAACAGAAAACCGAAGCGTTTCTTGCTCTTAACCCAAACGGCAAGGTGCCGGTCCTGGTTGATGGCGGTTTCGTTCTGACCGAGAGCGCCGCGATCCTCGTTTACCTCGCCGAGAAGACCGGCAAGCCCCTGCCGCAGGATGGTATCGGCCGCGCCCGCGTCTTCGAACAGCTCTTCCTCCATGCTTCTGGCTTGAGCCCCGCCTTCGGCAACGCTGGCTTTTTTAAACGCTCGTCGCCCGAACCGCAGCCGATTGCTGAAGCCCGCTTCACCACCGAAGCCGAACGACTCCTCGGGCTGCTGGACGCCAAGATCGCGTCACAGCCTTTCGTGGCCGGTGAGGAGTTCACGATTGCCGACATCGCCCATTTCGGCTGGATGTGGCGGATCCAATTTCCGGGGCTTACCCTCGATGGCCACCCAAACCTTTCCCGCTGGTTCGAAACCGTGGCTGCACGCCCCGCCGTCCAGCAGGCCATTGCTAGGGCCGAAGCCCTTGTGCCCGTCGCCTGA
- a CDS encoding LysR family transcriptional regulator, with protein MDRLQAMTAFVRVVETGSFSAAARQIGVGQPAISKTIAQLEDRLQVRLLIRSTHGLTPTDAGLRFFERARTAIQEADEAELEAKGSGAGLSGRLRICAATTFARIMVLPHLSQFMDSHPDLDVDVLLDDRVIDLISEGIDVALRMGELADSSAVARRLATGRRSVMATPAYLERHGMPLVPADLAAHQAVVYTQLGNNWIFSREGTEASVAVTGRARFSAAEGIRTAVLSHMGLAVASDWMFAPELADGTVRRVLEDWELPRIDLWAVFPTGRLASAKARAFADFAGSVVVAQSAYDWPALSTQPLI; from the coding sequence ATGGACAGACTACAGGCGATGACCGCCTTTGTGCGGGTGGTGGAGACGGGGTCGTTCTCAGCGGCGGCTCGCCAGATCGGCGTCGGCCAGCCGGCGATCTCGAAAACAATCGCGCAACTGGAGGATCGCCTGCAGGTCCGCCTTCTCATCCGCTCCACCCACGGCCTGACGCCGACCGATGCAGGCTTGCGTTTCTTTGAGCGGGCAAGAACAGCAATCCAGGAAGCCGACGAGGCGGAGCTGGAAGCAAAGGGCTCTGGCGCGGGCCTGTCGGGCCGCCTCCGGATCTGCGCAGCGACCACCTTTGCCAGGATCATGGTCCTGCCGCATCTGTCACAGTTCATGGACAGCCATCCGGATCTCGACGTCGACGTCCTCCTGGACGATCGCGTCATCGACCTCATATCCGAGGGTATAGACGTGGCGCTGAGAATGGGCGAGCTCGCCGATTCCTCTGCCGTAGCGAGGAGGCTCGCCACCGGTCGCCGCTCCGTGATGGCGACGCCCGCCTATCTCGAACGTCACGGCATGCCGCTCGTGCCGGCTGATCTCGCGGCCCATCAGGCCGTCGTCTATACCCAGCTTGGCAACAACTGGATCTTCAGCCGTGAGGGAACGGAAGCTTCCGTGGCCGTCACCGGCAGGGCCCGTTTCAGTGCCGCGGAAGGCATCCGAACCGCCGTCTTGTCGCATATGGGCCTGGCGGTTGCTTCCGACTGGATGTTTGCGCCGGAATTAGCCGACGGCACGGTGCGGCGCGTCCTGGAAGACTGGGAACTTCCAAGGATCGATCTTTGGGCTGTCTTCCCGACCGGCAGGTTGGCAAGTGCGAAAGCGCGTGCCTTCGCCGATTTCGCAGGATCAGTCGTTGTTGCGCAAAGCGCGTACGATTGGCCGGCGTTGTCAACGCAACCTCTCATCTAA
- a CDS encoding poly(3-hydroxybutyrate) depolymerase: protein MIRSILFWWLALAAMSSPSLAAVPCGGSVACPLKDGDYRIELPKNGDIRGAYVFFHGYKSSAELQMQQRPLVDTTTSHHLAFVAVDGINGNWSFPNSARPGRDEKQFIADVLEDLRQRYGFTPDKTVIGGFSIGASMAWYTACQQGEKAVALLTFSGVFWDPLPKAEDCVAEVPPTIHFHGTADQTFPLAGRSLGGHFHQGNAYDSVAILRSRAKCDAKDAKTIMLDNIKCDDVPGCIRGDSIMCIHNGGHEAHADMLDAGLTAIGFPR from the coding sequence GTGATTAGATCCATTTTATTCTGGTGGTTGGCACTCGCTGCGATGTCGAGTCCCTCGCTCGCTGCGGTTCCTTGCGGCGGCTCCGTGGCCTGTCCGTTGAAGGACGGAGATTATCGGATCGAGTTGCCGAAAAATGGCGATATCCGGGGCGCCTACGTTTTCTTTCACGGCTACAAAAGTTCGGCCGAACTGCAAATGCAACAACGGCCTCTCGTCGATACGACCACGTCACATCATCTCGCTTTTGTGGCGGTAGACGGCATCAATGGGAACTGGTCGTTTCCAAACAGCGCCCGCCCGGGGAGAGACGAAAAGCAATTCATTGCCGATGTCCTCGAGGACCTGAGGCAACGCTACGGCTTCACGCCGGATAAAACGGTGATCGGGGGATTTTCCATCGGCGCCTCGATGGCTTGGTACACCGCTTGTCAGCAAGGGGAAAAGGCGGTTGCCTTGCTTACTTTCTCCGGGGTGTTCTGGGATCCCCTTCCAAAAGCCGAGGATTGTGTTGCAGAGGTTCCGCCCACCATCCATTTTCATGGAACCGCGGATCAGACCTTTCCTTTAGCGGGACGCTCTCTCGGGGGCCATTTTCACCAGGGAAATGCCTATGACAGCGTGGCGATCCTGCGCTCACGCGCGAAATGCGATGCCAAGGATGCGAAGACGATCATGCTTGATAACATTAAATGCGACGATGTTCCCGGCTGCATCCGGGGCGACAGCATCATGTGCATCCACAACGGCGGCCACGAAGCCCACGCCGACATGCTCGATGCGGGCCTGACGGCCATTGGCTTTCCAAGATGA
- a CDS encoding YHS domain-containing (seleno)protein: MTFFVPRILPMAAAALVVLSTASIACADEIYATNGAAINGYDAVAYFTDHKPVKGSQEFSTSHKGATFYFASAAHRDAFAKNPEHYAPQYGGYCAFGTAQGHKAPTQPQAFTIVNDKLYLNYNDEVAKTWRSDIGGYVKKANANWDAVRAQPAP; the protein is encoded by the coding sequence ATGACCTTCTTCGTCCCGCGTATTCTGCCGATGGCGGCGGCAGCACTTGTTGTATTGTCTACTGCGTCGATCGCTTGCGCCGATGAGATCTACGCTACCAATGGCGCTGCCATCAACGGTTATGATGCGGTCGCGTATTTCACTGACCATAAGCCTGTGAAGGGAAGCCAAGAGTTTTCGACCTCCCACAAGGGCGCCACCTTCTACTTCGCGTCCGCCGCGCATCGTGATGCCTTCGCGAAAAACCCGGAACACTACGCACCACAATATGGTGGGTACTGCGCCTTCGGCACCGCTCAAGGCCACAAAGCGCCTACCCAGCCGCAGGCATTTACCATCGTCAATGACAAGCTCTATCTCAACTACAACGACGAGGTCGCAAAGACCTGGCGGTCGGATATTGGCGGCTACGTCAAAAAGGCAAATGCCAATTGGGACGCTGTGAGGGCCCAACCCGCCCCTTGA